DNA from Lentibacillus amyloliquefaciens:
GGCTGCGATTTCTGCAGTGACGGGGATTCATAAAGGGATCCAGATTATGAGCAGTTATAATGTTATTCTGTCTATATTTTTAGTTGGAGCTATTCTTGTGCTTGGTCCGGCACTATTTATATTCGATTCGTACCTGGAGTCATTCGGCTTATATGTACAAAACTTCATTGGTATGAGTACGTTCCGTAGTGATGGGGCTTGGCTTGGCGCATGGACCGTCTTCTTCTTTGCTTGGTTCCTTGGTTACGCGCCGATGATGGCTATGTTTGTCAGTCGTATTTCCCGAGGGCGTACGATTCGGGAAATTGTGACGGCTGTTGCAGTTATCGCACCTGTTGTCACGACGTTCTGGTTTACAATCGTTGGCGGAACAGGGATTTTTGAGGAAATGCGCAATCCGGGTTCTATATCCGAGGCATTGAGTAATGCCGGCCCGCCAGCAGCGATGATTGCGATTGCGGAACAATTGCCATTTGGAACGATTATCGGATTTCTACTTTTATTGACAACGATTATCTTCGTTCTGACAACGACCGACTCGATGTCACTAACGATTTCGATGGCCATTACCGGAAGTGGCGATCCGTCTAAATCATTACGAATTTTCTGGGCGTTTCTGATGGGACTTGTAGCATCTGTTCTGATAGTCATTGGCGAATCCAGTATCAATGCGCTACAATCCTTTATTGTGGTGACAGCTGTTCCGGTATCCTTGCTGATGCTGACCACATTCTGGACTGCCCCACGCGTCTGTCAAATACTTTTCAAAGAACAGAAATTATAGAGAATGCCCGGCAGCAAACGTCTGGGTAGGCGTTTCGATACAAAAGAACTTGGCTTTCACTGCAGATTTTGTGAAGGCCAAGTTTTTTAAATTGAAGCGGGAAAAATTTAGGTATAAACAACTGCTTTCTGATTATTTTTTTGCCCAGGAAAAGCTGCCGCCGAACACGTCACGAACGTCATGGACGACAACGAATGCCCGGTCATCAACGGAATTAATAATACGCTTGAGTTTCAAGATTTGGTATTTGTTAATGATGATGTAGGCCATATCGGCATTTTCCTTCATGTAGCCGCCATAACCTTCAAATACCGTTGCGCTGGTTTTCATCTGCTGAACGACTTCATCGGTGATTTCCGGAGCATAGGCGGAAATAATGCTGACGGCTTTGCGTGTGTCAAGCCCTTCCAGGATGATGTCTGTCGCTTTCTTGCCAACAAATAATGAAATGATTGTATACATCGTATTGAGTGGACCGATAATAAAAAGTCCGGATGATACAATCAATGCGTCGAGCGCAAAGTTTGTCCGCGTCAGATCCCAGCCAAAGTTGTGGTTGAACATGCGTGCAATCACGCTTGTTCCGCCCATGGAGCTGCCGGTTCGCAGGATAAGGCCGGCCCCAATGCCAATGAAAAATCCTGCAAAGATGGCTGACACAAGCGGGTCTCCCAAAGAATCAACCTGTTGTTCCGTGATATAGATAAAAAATGAAAGGAGCGGTGTCGTCATCACTGTCAGGAATATGGTGCGCCTTGGCAGTATCCGGTAGCCAATCAGTAAAATAATTGATGCCAGTATAAAGTTCACGATACCCGGTGACCAGCCGAATGCATAGTACAAGATTAACGACATGCCGGGCAATCCGCCATCTGCAAGATTGTTAGGGATCGCCAGAAAGGTCAGTGCCAAAGCATAAAGCAATGTGCCGGCCACTATCATAATCAAATCGCTCACCAGTTTTTTCATATCCCACATCTCCTTGTATAACTATAGAAAGCTGTCAGTCTGCTCGATATTGGACACAGTTTAGCATGTTTTATTTAAAGTCAGCAATGTTTTATGGCGAGTGTGGCTGGAAAGCTATGGTTTTTGATTCTAACAATTCATATCAAATTATCATTGGCTATTTCGTTGATGAGTCAAATGATTAGTTGACAAGGGGAATGAATGTTCTATAATGAAAAGTAAATGAATTGTCCTATAGTTGGATTTTGTACTTCAGATTGCTTCAATAAATATACCGAGAGTGGGAGAACATTTGTATGAAATATCCTATTATAGATATGTCATAATGGCGATTTATGAACTTAAACGTTTCTGGATCAAAGGAAAAACGTTGGTATATATCCAAGGCAGATGGTAAGTTGGCTTTATTTAAATTACCTATTTCTTTTACAAGCGAAACACAGGCTACATTGAGAGAACCTACTGGTGAAACATGGTCAGAAAAAAATGATCTCGTCGATAACCCAAAAGAAGAAAAAGCTGTTGAATTAATTGATCCCCAAAATAATGACATGAGAGCCGGTTATATTTCTAAGCCATATAATGATTTGTTTTTTCAGTTGGTATCAAAAGGTTACAGTATGACTGCGAGCGTTATATCTGTTGACGAAAATAGTGGACGGCCAACAATAGAAATTAGGGCCAAAGTTAACCTGGAGGATGTTAAAGCATGTGGGTGCGACTATATTATTAATTATGATTAAAATTAATAATAGCATTAGCGATATCCACAACATATCAGGACCCAAGTTCGTCTTTTGACTTTAACCAAATCATTAAAATGTCTGTTTTCAATGTTGACAGCGATGGATTTAAAGAATTTTTAGCACAGTTAACGCTAAACATGGCCTAACCAGTTTTTCAGCACACATACCGGAGCTCGAGGATGTTGCCAATCTCGTATTCTCGTATGGCTTTTCTGATGGCAGACTTCGATCCCTTTCTGAATAAACCGGCCGTTTCCCAATACTTAAAGGATAAGGGCGTGCATTCAACATCCATTACCGATAAAAACTTCAAAGGCTCGCTCTTGAGTGCGGTGCATCATCGGGGCAGTGCTTTTTCCGGTTATCATTTCACCTCAACGATACCGACATTGGCTGCTGGTGCATTGCGTGAAAGTGAGCGAAATTTCATTACCATCTATTGGCCCGGGCTTGATGCGTGTGCCCATCAGTATGGTCCGTCGAGCAATGAGACGGAAGATGAAGCTTATCATGTTGATGCTGTATTGGCCCGGATGGTAGAGCGGGTGAAAGATATCAAAGGCGACACAAACGATACATTATTTGTCATGACAGCAGATCACGGACAGGTATTCATTGATGAGGCACAATCCCTGAATCTCAATTCATATCCGGAGCTGTTGTCAAAACTGCGAATGCCGCCAGCCGGTGAACGGCGCTCGTTATATCTTTATCCAAAAGAAGGCGAGGAGCGAGACGTGCGGGAATGGGCTGAGGAAAAGGGCGCAACTGTTTTCACGCGCGAAGAAGCACAAGCCCATGGGTTATTCGGAGACAGCGAAATGAACGCTGAGCTGGCTGAGCGGATTGGTGAATTAATCGTCCTGCCGCCTGGAACGTCACAGTGGGTTTACGATCCACCACAGGCTAAAGGTTCACTTGGTTTCTTTAAAGGTGCGCACGGCGGGCTGCATGAAGATGAAATGATTGTGCCATGTTTGATGTGGCGGGGTTGAGTTTTTAATCGATTCATCGTGCGAACTCGTGCGGGGAACCTGCGCTACAGCCTTACACAATCTCCACTGTATAAAAACACTTAAGAGAGAATAAAAATCTTGATAATAGATTTCTGCATGTTACTATAAACACATTGGCAATTGCATAAGCGATGAGCACTAACGTGAGTTTATGGCTGAGAAGGACAATACGTTTTGCCCCGTTGCACTCGGACCCGGATAATGCCGGTGTGGGGAAGTGTGTTTGTATATAGCCATTCAATTTAAACATACTGCACGCCGGGATGCAGTTTTTTTATGCAATGAAGCTTAGTTACGTGATACAACAGAAGGGGGAAGTGAGATGCCTTACATACGAAATTTTTTGTTTATTTTACTTTTATTTCTCTTGGTATTGACCGCTTGCAGTGGAGAAGGACAAGAGGAAACAGCGTCTGAGGCGGACACCGGCGAAACGGAAGAAAAGGTGGTCCAGCTGAGCGCTTCGGGTGAAATTCCCGGTCTGAATCCAACAATGGCTGACAACAACATGAGCTTTAATGTCATCAATCAGGTATTTGAAGGGCTATACCGTCTGGATAAAGAGGGTGAGCCGCAATTGGCCATGGCGGCAAGCGAACCTGAAGTCAGTGATGATAATCGCGTTTATACCTTCGAAATACGAGAAGACGCCACATGGTCGGATGGCTCACCCGTAACGGCGGACGATTTTGAATATGCCTGGAAAAAAGCGGTTAATCCGGAGACAGGTGCCGCATACGGACCACAGTTTGAAGAGATTGTTGCAGGGGCATCTGAGATTTTAAAAGGTGACAAGCCGGTTGATGAACTCGGTGTTGAGGCACTGGATGAGAAAACATTGAAAGTGACACTGGAAGAGCCGGTGCCATATTTCAAAGATTTATTGACGACAGCGATATTTTTCCCGCAGCCTAAAGCCTTCATCAAGGAGCAAGGCGAACAATACGCAACGGACAGTGAACATACGTTGTATAACGGGCCGTTTGTCCTGGAAAACTGGAACGGAACCGGCAATACATGGACGTATGCCAAAAATGATCAGTACTGGGATAAGGGTTCTGTCAACGTTGACAAGATTGAGGTTAATGTTGTGAAAGATACACAGACTGCGGTCGATCTTTATGAAAATGACCAGCTGGATCGGGTGGATTTGACGGGTGATTTTGTTGATCAGTATGCATCGAATGATGAATACCACACCTTTTTAACGGGTGGGGTTCGATTTTTGAAAATGAACCAAGGAAAGAAAGGCGAATCGACGGATCTTGCCAATTTGAACATCCGAAAAGCATTGAATATGGCACTGGACAGGGATGTTATCGTCAACGACATTCTCAATAACGGATCCCAGGTTCTCTATGGCACGGTACCACGAGGCGTATCAGAAAACCCGGAAACCGGCGAGGACTTTCGCGAGGAAAATGGTGCTCTGATTCAGTCTGATGTGGATCAGGCGAAAGAACACTTCCAGCAAGGATTAGAGGAACTGGACAAGGAGGAATTGGAGTTCGTCCTGACGACATCTGATTCCAGTTCAAACAAAACCATTGCGGAAAATCTCAAATATCAGTGGGAATCAAATCTTCCCGGGCTGACGATAACAATTCAAAACGTACCGCCTGAACAAAGCGTGGATGCTAACGTCAATCAGGAGTATGAGCTGATTTTAACGGGGTGGAGCGGCGACTATCAGGATCCAATGACTTATTTGAATCTGTTTATTACCGACAGTCCAGGCAACCATACAGGTTATTCGGACGAAGAATATGACGAGCTGGTCCTGAAATCCAAATCCTCCCTGGCCGATGAGCCGATGGAGCGGTGGAATGCCTTGTTGGAAGCGGAAAGAAAGCTGATTGAAGAGAGTGCCGTACTCGTCCCGCTCTACCAAACCGGGACGGCCTGCTTGCAAAAAGACAATGTCAAAAATATCATTAACTATAAGGTCAGTGCGGACAACTATAAATGGGTTGATGTGGAAGAATAGATATGTATCACGCGAGATCCAATTCTTTTAGCAAGATAGAGGCAGGTTGTTTATGCCTGCCTCTGTTTTTACGTTTTATATAAGGGAAAACAGTTATTGTTTCGGGATTATTAATCCTCAAATTCAATTTTTTCGCCGTCTTTAAATGTGATTTCTAACTCAAATTCCTCGTAATTGGATTCCAAGGAAAATGCATCCAATGTTTGCTGAATGGCATCTTCTTTATTCGTATCCGTGTCGATTGAGAGCTTGTTTACATTTGGATAAACTTGGTTAAATGCTTCCTGTCCGTTAATATCAACATTACTCTCATCATCTTCCAGTTCTGCATCCACATCACTGTTCTGATCTTTTTCTAAGGAAGCTTCGAATGAAGTATTCCCTTCATATTCGACAGATAACTCAAAATCAGCATAATCAAGGTTTTCCATTTTGGTCTGCATGTCTTCGGATGTATTTGTTGTGGAGTCATTCGTGCTGCTGCTGTCTTGCTCACCAGTATTATTATTTTGATCTTCGTTAGTCGTTTCATCAGTTCCCTCTTCAGCAGTCGTATCATTATTCTCGCCATTACCACCGCCGCCACATGCTGCTAACGTTAGTGCCAGCATGGCGATTGTTGCTAACCACAAAATTCGTTTCATTTTATGACCTCCTTTTTCTTGTATTTGGTAGTCTTCCCGGTCTTGTCCAAAATAAAAACAAAAGGCAGATTGGAGGTAATTTGCGTGGGGATGGGAAAGCGTGGCAAGTCACTGCGCGAAATCGGTTTGGGACTGTGTGAAATTCGATCATCATCACCGCGCGGCGATCAAAAAATGAGTAAAGTTGATGAGATAATACTCCCGAAAAATGGTGATACTTAAATGTCAGAGGTTTATATTGTAGTCTTTGATAATTGATAAAACAATTTTAGAATGGTATCATAAAATTAATTATCCCCATCAAAATAGTGTGGATTATTAAGGAGGAAATAAAATGAGCCAAGTTCCATTGATTGTGACGACTGACTGGCTGGTGGAAAGACTGGATGATCCGAAATTACGATTAATAGATGCCACGACATTTCTAAAACGGCCTGATGATGGTGGTTATTATGATGTATGGTCAGGTGAGGACGCGTATAAAGAAGGCCATATCCCCGGTGCTGTTTTCGCTGATTTGTTGAATGATCTTTCTGACCCGGATTCGGAGTTCGCTTTCACTGTTCCTTCAAGAGAACGATTCACCAGTAAAATGAGTGAACTGGGTGTCGGTGACAATGATACGTATGTTGTCGTGTATGACAGCGGATTAGCTGAAGCAGGAGCGTCGGTTGTCGCTTCCGACTGGGCATCACGGCTTGCCTGGCAGCTGCAATATGAAGGACTGGATGAGGTTGCAGTGCTTGATGGCGGTTTCCAGAAATGGCAGGAGGAAGGACGCCCTGTTTCAACTGATCCCGGATCTTATCCGAAAGCTAATTTCACAGGGGAGCGTCGTCCTGAATTATTGGCGACGAAAGAGGATGTAAAAAATGCGATGAATGACGATAATGTCGTTCTCGTTAACAGTCTGACGAAAGCAGACTTTAATGGTGAAACAGACACCTATGAGCGCAGCGGGCATATCCCGGGCAGTGTCAATGTTTTCTTTGGCGACCACTCAGATCCGGAATCGAAAGAACTGCATGACGATAATAAATTGCGTGAGGCATTTGAAAAATCAGGAGCACTTGACCCTGATAAGAAGGTCATAACCTATTGCGGGAGCGGCATTGCTGCAACGTGGAACGCCCTGATTTTGAATAAGTTAGGACAAAATAACGTTGCCATGTACGATGGTTCCATGACTGAATGGGCTGCAGATAAATCACTTCCGTTAGATACAGCGGAAAAAGATAAATAAATGTTGAAAAGACGCCAGTGAGTGATGCTGGTGTCTTTTTATCCCGCATGTAACTGGAGTAAGACCCCCCCACCTCAAATGTTCCGAGTATACGATGAAGATTAGGTGGGGGATCAACTGCCGGTAAATGTCCGATTCGTTCATCTAACAATCAGTGGGGGAAGAAAGAAACCCCCCACTGATTGAAGATTCACTATATTTATGAGAGAGATTGGATCAGGTCTTAGCATATCTGCTATCAGGAGACGATTGGATTTATAGATGACATGAAAATCGCTGTAGATTGATTAATCATCGCTATAGTTCAGATCAACACTGCTGTAGTTTAGAAGAGAATCGCTTTAGATAAAAAGACCCCGGCAATCAAACGCCGCGGCCCTTGTTTTAATACGTTTCTATTTCACTTCCAACAGCTTACTTCCTGCTTCAACATGTTTTGCGTCAACTGGTGTAATAGCTTCATAGTTGTTTGAGTTGGTGATGACAACGGGTGATGCGATATTGAAACCTTTGTTTTTAATTGCTTCAATATCAAACGTGCATAAGAGCTGGCCTGCTTTGACTTCATCATCTTGGGATACGTGCAGTTCAAATACCTTTTCTTTGATATCGACTGTATCCAGTCCGATATGCAGCAATATCTCGGCTCCATTGTCTGAAGTGATTCCAACGGCATGGCCGGTCGGATAAACCGTCGACACTGTTCCCGCAGCAGGTGCATATAATTTGCCTTCAGTTGGGTAAATTGCGATGCCTTTGCCGACGAGTTCATTTGCGAAAACTTCATCCGTGAGTTCATTCAATGGGCGTAATTCCCCGGTTAAAGGACTCTTGATATGCGTCTCGTCGCCGTCTTGTCTGGATGCAGCTGCTTCCTGCTTCGGCTGATTAGTACTCGTCTGAGAAGGGGTCTCACCGTAGAGTTTGTACACCATTTCCTCTTTGAAGCCAAACAGATACGTCAGGATGAACCCGCCGATATAAGAAATGACAAGCCCGATAATATACAGTAAATAGTTGTTGTCAGCTATTAGCGGGATCATGACAATGCCTGAAGGCCCCACAGTAATCGCACCTACACTGGACAGGGATAGAAATGCACCGCCGAACCCGGCACCAAGACTGGCTGTGATAAATGGCCGGCCTAGTGGCAGGGTGACACCGTATATAAGCGGTTCACCAATTCCCAGAAAGCCAACAGGCGTAACACTTGCGACTGTATTTTTCAGACGTTTGCTTTTGGTTTTAAGATAAATGGCGATCATGGCACCGACTTGTCCGCCGCCTGCCATCGCAAGGATTGGAAGCAGCGTCGTTGAGCCAAACTGCTCAATCAATTCCAGGTGTACTGGAATCAGTCCCTGGTGCATGCCGACTGTCACCAGTGGAAGGAATGTCGCTGACAGGATAAACCCGCCGATGACACCGCCGGCTTCAAGCATGCCGTCAACAAGGAACCATGTAATGCCGTCCATTAGTATGCCGGCAATCGGCTGGATGACAACGATTGTTGCAAGAGACCCAACCATAACGGTAATCAATGGTGTTAAAATTAAATCCAGACTATCCGGTACATGATTACGGATAAATTTCTCTATTTTGGTAAACAGATAAGCAGCTACAATAACACCTAACAGACCGCCGAGACCGGAGCTGACGCTTAAGTCCAGTCCAAACAAACTTAACGTGCCGATATCGCCTAACACCGGTGCATAAATCAGTAAACCTGCAATGCCGCCGAGGACCATTGTTCCGCCGAATTCTCTCGCCGTATTGATACCAACAAACACACCGAGTGAACCAAAGAGCAAACCACCGATCGATTGCAGCAGCATGTACCAGTCTGACTCGAGAACTGCCTCATTTATCATGTCGGCATCTGCCATGTTCAAAATCAAGTTGGCAATACCGAGCATTAAACCGGAGGCGACCAGCCCTGGCACGATTGGCACAAAAATGTTACCAATGTGCCTGAATAGCTGCTGGAAGCTTGATGTTTGTTTTGCTTTATATGACGCCTTCGTATCTCCGGCAAGATCGAATTCGCTGGCATCATCTTCGCCTTCAACATCCACATTAATCCGTGTGCTTTCGTGTATTTCATTGGCAACTTTTGTTACTTTTCCGGGGCCCAAAACAATTTGGATGGTACCCTGATCAATGACACTTAAGACTTCATCATAGCCTTTGATCGCTTCAAGATCGACATTATTGCGTGATTTAAGATTAATCCGCAACCGCGTTATACAATTCGTGAGGCTGGCAATGTTTCCCTCGCCGCCAAGGTTTTTAACAATTATTTGTGCCAGTTCTTTATTATTCATGGTGTTCACCATCCTTTTCTGCTAGTCTGATAGCTTTGCGCACAAATCCATTTGTCTGTTCAAGATGTGCTTTTGCCTCGTCATAACTGCACTGTAATTTGATCATAATAATGGCTATTTTTGGATTTTGCTCCGATTTTTCTAAATAGGCTGCGGCTGTATCAGTATCGGCTTGTGCAGCACGCGAGACAATATTTTTAGCCCGCTTTCGGAGTTTTTCGTTGGTTGGCTGTACATCGACCATTAGATTTTTATAGACCTTGCCAATGCCAATCATGGAACTTGTTGAAATCATATTTAACGCCAGTTTTTGCGCCGTCCCTGCTTTCAGTCGGGTGGATCCTGTTAAAATTTCCGGACCGACTTCAATTTCAATTGGAATGTCCGCATAGTGACTAATTTTGGCATTTTTGTTGCAACTAATCGCTGCTGTAAGCGCGCCGACTTGATGGCTGTATGTCAAGCCGCCAATACAATACGGGGTGCGCCCGCTCGCAGCTAAAGCGATGACGGTATCGCTTTCATTCAAATTCAAGTCTTTCAGGTCAGTCTTAGCTTGATCGGGATCATCTTCAGCCCCTTCAACAGCATCCGTAATGGCTTCCTGGCCTCCTGCGATAAGACTCCTGACTTTTTCAGGATCTGTGCCAAATGTCGGCGGGCACTCTGCCGCATCCAGAATTCCCAGTCTGCCGCTGGTGCCAGCCCCGATATAAATGAGCCGGCCGCCTTTTTCAAATGAGTCAATGACGGCTTGAGCAGCTTTTTCAATTTGGTTTATTTCGTTATTCACTGCTTCGGGAACTGTTTTATCTTCTTCGTTCATCACCTGTAATATTTCACGGGTACTCATTTCGTCCAAATTCATGGTTTTATGATTCTGTTCTTCTGTTGTTGTTCTTGTTTTGGTCACGTTTAAGTTTCCTCCTTCTGACTTTTCTGGATGATGTCATACGTTTCGTTTAGATGTGCCAGGGATTTGTCGTAATCCTCGTAAGCACATGCGGTATAGAGCATGTCGATCACATTTAATGAAGCGATTCGTGACGACATGGCAGCACTCCGGAACTCATCTTCCTGAGCGGCGACATATAAGACGGCATCCGCCATGTCACTCAAATGCGAATTGGCATATTTCGTTACGGCAATAACCTTTGCCCCTTTGGATTGAGCAATTTGCACACAGTCCAAAACTTCCTGTGTTTCACCCGAATAGGAGATAGCGATTGCCACGTCCCGATCGTCCAAATTGACAGCAGATACCTTTTGCATATGAAAATCACTATATGCTGTACACGCTTTATTAATCCGCATAAATTTCTGAACAGCATCAAACGCGATTAAAAGACTTGCCCCAATACCGTAAAAGTCAATCTTCCGCGCATTAATTAAATACTGGTTGGCGGTTTTAAATTGATCTTTTTGTAGTAATTGCAGCGAACTGTACAATGATTGGATGTTAGTATTCGTGATAACCGACATCATTTTATCGATGGAATCCTCGGGCGACAAGGTTTCCTGTTCCAAGTCGTGCAAATCAATCACCGCGAGATCACCGGATAATTTAAGCTTGAAATCTTTAAAGCCTTTGTAGCCAAGCGTCTGAGAGTAGCGCATAACAGCGGAAGGACTGGCATAACTGGCATGAGCGAGCTGATTGACGGTCATTGTTACTGCCTGTTCCGGATGATTTAAAATATATTTGGCGACCGCTCCTTCAGAGGGCTTAACGTAATTAAGCGATTCTCTTACTTTATATAAAATACCTTCCAGCATAATCACCTCCGTCACGTTTTACGTTAGCGCTTTCATATTTATATTAAATCTTATGGAATATAAATTCAATTAAAATAATATTTTTGGTATAAAATTTTAGATTTTGAAACTTAGTATGTGAGAGAAGGGAAAACGCAGACATATATTTAGTTTGTTCATAATTTTAATTTTAAAAATTGTTGAAAAATTAACAGGTAAATGTTTTAATAAGACTAGCAACTAAAAATTAAATGGGGAGGCGTCCATTATTTGAAAAAATAAACGCGACTGTCATTTAATGAAAGCGTTGTCAAAAAGAATTCGGTTTGACGGTTGTCTGGATCAAAAGGTACGTACCTTTATAAAGTTGTCATGATAAATCTTGAGGGAGGTATTTAAATGAAAAAGTGGCTGGTCTTTATCATGGTGTTGCTTGTAATGGTTGTGATTGCTGCATGTGCCGATGACTCGAGTCAGGAGGGTGAGGGCGGAAGTGATGCCGGCGCTGATACAGATGCTGATGCAGCTTCGGAAGGCGGGGATGCAACAACTCTTAGCTTTATTCATTGGCGTGGGGAGGACAAGGAAGTATTTGAAGATATTATTGCGCAATTCGAAGAGGCGAATCCTGACATCAATGTTGAAATGAATATCTATCCTTCAGAACAATACCAGTCAAACGCTCCACAGCTGTTGCGGGACGGGTCGATTGGTGATGTATTTACGTCATTCCCGGGTTCACAGTTTGAAACGTTAAAAGACGCCGGTTTCTTTTCTGATTTAAGTGACGAAGATTTCGTGAGTAAATTCTCGGAAGGATCATTGGGAGTTGGCCAGGCTGATGGCAAGCAGTTGGCAATTCCGTATCAAATGGTCTTTAACATGCCGGTGTACAATAAGGGCATGTTTGAAGAGCTTGGTCTGGAAGCCCCAACCAGCTGGTCAGAATATCAGGAGATGGCGGATACATTAATTGAAAATGACATTATTCCAATCGCTTTTCCGGGTGCTGACATCGGACCAAACCAGACGATGAACAGCATGATGATGAATAATGCAAAGGATGAGGATGTTTTTCAGAAACTGGAGTCAGGGGAAGAGTCGCTTACGAATGAATGGTGGACATCAACACTGGAAGACTTCAAATTTTTTAATGAAAATGGTTATTTCCAGAAGGATGCGTTAGGTACAAACCAGGATTCGGCCATGCAAATGGTTGCCAATGAAGAAGCAGCTATGTTGGCTACGGGATCCTATCATATGGCGACATTAAAAGAATTAAACCCCGACCTCGAATTGGGCTTTTTACCGCCAATAACGGCTGAAGCAGGTGAAGTGGCATACGAAGGCATTCACACCGCGACGTTTATGCTCGCTATTCATGAAAACTCTGAGAAGAAAGAAGAAGCGCGGAAGTTTATTGACTTTTTGAGTGATTCGGAAATAGCTTCTCAGTACGCAAATGGCACAGGCCAACACTTAACGGTTAAGGATGTGCAATATGATTCTGAAGAGCTGCAAAATACTGCCTATTGGATTACCGATAAAAAGACACGGTTCCAGCCGAGATATTTAATTACAAATGGCTCTGTTGAGGATGCGGTTCTTGGTTCGATTGAAAATGTATTGGGCGGTGCTTCTGTAGAAGACGCAGCTGAAGAGGCGCAGAAGATTGTTGAAGAAAATATAGAGTAACGCAAATCAAAGGCTCGCATGAATAGTAAACGCGAAGGACTGATTTTATGAAAATACCAAAGTCTATCTATCTGTTCTTTATACCGGGTTTAGCCCTCTATGCGCTATTTTTTCTTTTCCCAACGTTCAGTGCTTTATATTATTCGTTTACAGACTGGGATGGCATAAGCGCTGATTACAATTTTATCGGTCTGGAAAATTATGAAAAAGCTGCTCTGGGCGACAGTATTTTTATGAAGTCGGTCGGTAACAATCTGGAGTTTATGTTCTTTGTCGCGATATTCCAGACGTTGGTTGCTTTAGTGTTTGCTATA
Protein-coding regions in this window:
- a CDS encoding glucose PTS transporter subunit IIA; protein product: MNNKELAQIIVKNLGGEGNIASLTNCITRLRINLKSRNNVDLEAIKGYDEVLSVIDQGTIQIVLGPGKVTKVANEIHESTRINVDVEGEDDASEFDLAGDTKASYKAKQTSSFQQLFRHIGNIFVPIVPGLVASGLMLGIANLILNMADADMINEAVLESDWYMLLQSIGGLLFGSLGVFVGINTAREFGGTMVLGGIAGLLIYAPVLGDIGTLSLFGLDLSVSSGLGGLLGVIVAAYLFTKIEKFIRNHVPDSLDLILTPLITVMVGSLATIVVIQPIAGILMDGITWFLVDGMLEAGGVIGGFILSATFLPLVTVGMHQGLIPVHLELIEQFGSTTLLPILAMAGGGQVGAMIAIYLKTKSKRLKNTVASVTPVGFLGIGEPLIYGVTLPLGRPFITASLGAGFGGAFLSLSSVGAITVGPSGIVMIPLIADNNYLLYIIGLVISYIGGFILTYLFGFKEEMVYKLYGETPSQTSTNQPKQEAAASRQDGDETHIKSPLTGELRPLNELTDEVFANELVGKGIAIYPTEGKLYAPAAGTVSTVYPTGHAVGITSDNGAEILLHIGLDTVDIKEKVFELHVSQDDEVKAGQLLCTFDIEAIKNKGFNIASPVVITNSNNYEAITPVDAKHVEAGSKLLEVK
- the murQ gene encoding N-acetylmuramic acid 6-phosphate etherase; translated protein: MNLDEMSTREILQVMNEEDKTVPEAVNNEINQIEKAAQAVIDSFEKGGRLIYIGAGTSGRLGILDAAECPPTFGTDPEKVRSLIAGGQEAITDAVEGAEDDPDQAKTDLKDLNLNESDTVIALAASGRTPYCIGGLTYSHQVGALTAAISCNKNAKISHYADIPIEIEVGPEILTGSTRLKAGTAQKLALNMISTSSMIGIGKVYKNLMVDVQPTNEKLRKRAKNIVSRAAQADTDTAAAYLEKSEQNPKIAIIMIKLQCSYDEAKAHLEQTNGFVRKAIRLAEKDGEHHE
- a CDS encoding MurR/RpiR family transcriptional regulator, with protein sequence MLEGILYKVRESLNYVKPSEGAVAKYILNHPEQAVTMTVNQLAHASYASPSAVMRYSQTLGYKGFKDFKLKLSGDLAVIDLHDLEQETLSPEDSIDKMMSVITNTNIQSLYSSLQLLQKDQFKTANQYLINARKIDFYGIGASLLIAFDAVQKFMRINKACTAYSDFHMQKVSAVNLDDRDVAIAISYSGETQEVLDCVQIAQSKGAKVIAVTKYANSHLSDMADAVLYVAAQEDEFRSAAMSSRIASLNVIDMLYTACAYEDYDKSLAHLNETYDIIQKSQKEET
- a CDS encoding ABC transporter substrate-binding protein is translated as MKKWLVFIMVLLVMVVIAACADDSSQEGEGGSDAGADTDADAASEGGDATTLSFIHWRGEDKEVFEDIIAQFEEANPDINVEMNIYPSEQYQSNAPQLLRDGSIGDVFTSFPGSQFETLKDAGFFSDLSDEDFVSKFSEGSLGVGQADGKQLAIPYQMVFNMPVYNKGMFEELGLEAPTSWSEYQEMADTLIENDIIPIAFPGADIGPNQTMNSMMMNNAKDEDVFQKLESGEESLTNEWWTSTLEDFKFFNENGYFQKDALGTNQDSAMQMVANEEAAMLATGSYHMATLKELNPDLELGFLPPITAEAGEVAYEGIHTATFMLAIHENSEKKEEARKFIDFLSDSEIASQYANGTGQHLTVKDVQYDSEELQNTAYWITDKKTRFQPRYLITNGSVEDAVLGSIENVLGGASVEDAAEEAQKIVEENIE